The region CGGCTGACGGCGCCGACCGAGCAGTTCGGCGGTCCGCTGCTCGACGCTGCCCAGCAGCCCCGACTCGTCTCGGACCTGCTCGTCCATCCGCAGGCCGTAGTCGCGGCCGACCCGGGCCAAGTCGGTGACGTGCTGCTGCGACCAGCGGGCCAAGTCGCGGGCAAGGTGGTAGACCTCGTGGTCGGTGCGGTGCCGGTCGGACATCCGCAGCAGGTCGCCGGCGAGCTGGTTCTCGGAGCGGTGCAGCTCGCGGATGGCCATTCCGATCTTGTGCATCAGGTGCTCCGTCCCGATTCGACGGCCCGCTGTTCCTGCACCACCGCGGCGGCGTCGCCGACCGTGGCCGGGACGCCCGGCGTCACCGGCCGGGAGCCGGTGGTGGTCGGCGCGGCCGCCGGCGTCCCGTCACCGGGACGGACCCGGCTCACCTGGGCCACCGCCGTCTTGAACAGGGGCTGCTTGGACACCGGGTCCCAGTCGGTGACGGTCAGCTCGTTGGCCGCCCGGGGTTGTCCCCGCTTCGGCCCCGAGCCACCGGGCATGTCCCAGTAGCCGTAGTGGAAGGGCAGGAAGAGCACACCCGGCCGGATTCCGCTGATCCGCAACCGGGCCCGTACCTGTCCCCGGGGCGTGTCGACATCCAGCAGATCACCCTCGACGAGGTGCCGGTCGGCGGCATCGCCGGCCGACATCTCCACCCACACCTCGGGGGCGGCTGCCTGCAACTGCGGTGCCCGCGCCGTCTTGGTACGCGTGTGGAAGTGGTAGAGCGTCCGACCGGTGATCAGCTGGAACGGGTACTCCTCGCTGGGCAGTTCGTGCGGCGGCAGGTACTCCGCCGCCTTGATGATCGCCTTACCGGCTGGATTGAGTGCCAGGTACTCGACCTTCTCCAGCGGCGCGCCCGTGATCAGGTCTCGTCCATAGCTCTCGCAGTAGTCCGGGGCGCTCCAGAACCGCCCATCGACGTAGATCCGCTCGGTGCCATCCGGGTGATCCCGATCGCACGGCCACTGGATGCCGCTGCCACCGCGTAGCTTGGCGTAGCTCAATCCGCTGTAGTCACAGGGTCGGCCCGCGCTGCACTGCTTCCATCCCTCGAAGGCACCCTCCGGGTCGGACCATTTGACCAGGGGCCGCCCATCGGAGTCACGCAGGCCGAGCCGCCGCGCGTAGTCGATCAGAATGTCCAGGTCCGGGCGGGCCTCCCCGGGCGGATCGACCGCCTTCTCCGACAGGTGCACCGTCCGATCCGCGTTGGTGAACGTCCCCGTCTTCTCCGCCCAGGTGGCGGCCGGCAACACCACGTCCGCCAACCGCGCGGTCTCGGACAGGAAGATGTCCTGGACCACGAGGAACAACCGCCGCTGTGTAAGGATCTTGCGAATCCGGGCCAGCTCCGGCAGGGACACCGCCGGGTTGGTGCAGGTGACCCAGAGGAAACGGATCGACCCCTCCTCGGCGTACCGCATCATCTGCATGAGGTGGGTCGGCGGCGAGTAGTGCGGGATGCGCATCGGATCGACGTTCCAGATCCGGCCCAGGTCGGCCAGGTGCCGCTCGTTCGACCAGTTCCGGAATCCCGGCAGGTCACCGTCAGCACCACACTCCCGGGTGTTCTGCGCGGTCGGTTGCCCGTTCATCTGCAGTACGCCACAACCGGGTCTGCCCAACATGCCCCGGACGATGTGGATGTTGTTGACCTGCACGGCGGCGGCGGTGGCCTGATGCGACTGGTAGAAGCCCTGTAGCACCGTGGACATCAACCGGCGGGCGGTGCCGATCAACTCGGCGGCTCGCCGGATCGTCGCCTCCGGCACGTCGCAGACCTCGGCAGCTCGACGGGGCGGATACTGCGCCACCTGCTGTTCCAACTCCTCGAAACCGACCGCGTACGCCGTGACGTAGTCCCGGTCCGTCCAGCCCTGGGCGATGATCTCGTGCAACAGGGCGTTCATCAGCATCACGTTGGTGCCAGGCCGGGGTGCCAGGTGCACGGTGGCGACCCGGGCGACCGGTGTCTCGCGCGGGTCCACACAGACGATGGCCGGGGGGTTGGGTCCGGCAAGCCGGTCCAGCACCCGGCTCCAGAGCACCGTCTGCGTCTCGGCCATGTTGTGGCCGTACAACGCGATGACGTCGGCGTGGTCGATGTCGGTGTACGAGCCGGGCTGACCGTCACAGCCGAAGGACTCCTTCAACGCCTCGGCGGCGGTGGCCGTACACAGCCGGGTGTTGCCGTCGATGTGGTTGGTGCCGATCCCGGCATGGGCGATGAGCGCGAGGGTGTAGTACTCCTCCAGGAACAGCTGGCCGCTGGTATAGAAGCCGATCGCGCTTGGCCCCTGCTGGTCGAGAAGCTCCCGGGTCCGGCCCACCACCAGGTCCATGGCGGTGTCCCAGTCGGTCTCCACCAGCCGCCCCCGCCGGCGTACCAGTGGCCGGGTCAACCGGTCCCGCGCGTTGTTGGCCTGCCACCCGTAAAGGTCCTTGGGGTCGACTCGGCCGTGGTTGACCCGGTCCTCCGCCCGCCCCCGGACGCCCACTATCCGACCGTTCTTGACCGCGATGTCCAGGCCGTCACCGTTGGAGTGCAGGATCGACGCGGACTGGATCCACCTGTCGACCGCTGCGGGGCTCACGCCGTCGGTCAGGTACGTGTCGACGCGTACCGGCCACGGATCCCCCGGACCGTACGGAGTCCGGCTGCCCCACGGCTGCCCGATCCGGTCCACCGCCCTGGCTTCTCCGTCACCGCCCATCCGATGAACCCCTGTCCCCTGGCAACTCGTCCCTCCCGCCACCCTGGCAGCAGGTTCGACCCGACATCCGGCAAACAGCCAGATCGGCGGGGGCCGTCACGAACGACGACGGAGTAGGCGGGCGGCCACGGCTCCCAGTCCCACCGCCCCGGCCGACGCGGTCAGCAGACGGCGATGCTCGACGGCCCACAGCTGTGGGCTGCGCCGATGGGAGCAGCCGTCGAAGGAGCCGTGTGCCCCATGGTCGTCGCCGGCGGCGTCGTCCCTCGGCTGCCACAGGTTGCTGGGCCGGTGGGGATCCGTCGCTTCCGGGGTCTGCTGGCTGTCGTAGCCGGTGCGCGCCAGGTAGCGGTCGAGCAGGCCGGGGGCCATCCGGTTGGCGAGGATGGTGGCCACCGTGGAACCGCCTATCCAGTGCTCCCGGCGCCGCCCGGGTCGCTTCGCCACGTGGACGATGGCCCGAGCCGCCACCTCCGGCTGGTAGATCGGTGGCACCGGCTGCGGCCGACGGCTCAGCCGGGACAGCACCCAGTCGAACTGCGGAGTGTTGAGCGCCGGCAGTTGGACGACGGTCACCCGTACCCGACTGCGCTGGTGTGCCAGCTCGCAGCGCAGGGCGTGGGTGAAGCCCACGATCGCGTGCTTGGCTCCGCAGTACGCCGACTGTAGTGGGATCGACCGGTACGCCAGCGCGGAGCCGACCTGCACGATCGTTCCCTCGTCACGCGGCAGCATGCGGTCGAGCGCGACCCGGGTGCCGTGCACGAATCCGAGGTAGGTCACCTCGGTCACCCGCCGGAACTCCGCCGGCTCGATCTCTTCGAAGGGGGCGAAGACCGAGGTGAAGGCGTTGTTGACCCAGAGGTCGATCGGCCCGAGTTCGGCGGTCACCCGGGCGGCGGCCGCTTCGACCTGCTGGTAGTCGGCCATGTCGGTCTCGATCGCCAGGGCCTCCGCACCGGTCGCCCGGACCTCGGCGGCTGCGGCGTCGAGCCCGGCCCGGCCGCGGGCAAGCAGGGCGATCCTCGACGTGCCCGCCCGGGCCAGTTCCCGTACGGTGGCCCGCCCGACGCCAGCACTTGCCCCGGTCACGACCGCCACCGCTGGCGGACGGTTTCGGTGCATGCCTGTTGTCCCTAACCCGAACATGAACCCATTAAGCAGCAATTATCATTGAATTACGTATGTTTCGTGTTTCCTGCATCGGCGGGGTGCGTAGCCGGAACTGTCACCCGCTCAGGGGAGGGCTGACGCGGTGGCTTCCGGAGATCACCACCCGATCGGTGACCGGAGGCCGATCTCCACCGGCGGGAACGGCTGCGTGCCCCGTCCCCCGGCACCGCACGTGCTCCGGGAATACGCGCTGCTGGCCGACGGCTACCGGGGAGCACTGGTCAACCCGGCCGGAACCATCGACTGGCTCTGCGCACCGGTCTGGGAGAGTCCCACGGTCTTCGGTGGTCTCCTCGGGGCCAGGGGCCAGTACACCGTCACGCCGACCGCCCGAGCGGTCTGGGGCGGCTACTACCAGCCCGGCACCCTGATCTGGACCAGTCGCTGGGTGACCACCGACGGCATCGTCGAATCACGGGAGGCCCTGGCCTACCCGGGCCAGGAACGCCGGTTGGTCCTACTGCGTCGCATCCACGCCCTGACCGGTGACGCCGAACTGGCCGTACGGCTCGCGGCAGCCGCCGACTTCGGCCACGCGGGCGTACGCGACCTGCGCCGCAACGACGACGCCTGGCTGGCCCGCAGCGGGAACCTGTACCTGCGCATCTCCAGCGGCGCGGGCCTTGCTCCCGAGCCGGACGGTGCCCTGACCGGGTTGCTGACGGTGCCCGCCGGGCAGCGACACGATCTGGTGCTGGAGATATCGGTCGATCCGATCGAGGAACCGGTACCCGATCCGAACACCATCTGGCGCAGCACGGAGAACGCCTGGCGGGCCCGCAACCTGCCGCTGACCGGATACGTCGGTCGACGCGACGCCGAGTTCGCCCACGCCGTGCTGTGTGGCCTGACCCGCTCCGGAGGCGGCATGGTCGCTGCCGCCACCACCTCGTTACCCGAACGTGCCCGGGCCGGCCGCAACTACGACTACCGCTACGCCTGGATCCGCGACCAGTGTTACGCCGGCCTCGCCGCTGCCGCCGCCGGCGCGGACGACCTGCTCGACGCCGCCGTGAACTTCGTCCACGCCCGACTGCTCGCCGACGGGCCGACCATGGCCCCGGCCTACACCGCCAGCGGCGGTCCGGTTCCCGACCAGTCGGCCCTGCCCCACCTGGTCGGCTACCCCGGTGCCGAGGTGCGGGTCGGCAACTGGGTGGGAAGGCAGTTCCAGCTCGACATCTTCGGGGAGAGCCTGCTGTTGTTGGCCGCAGCCCATCAACGACAACGGCTGGACGTGGCGGCGTGGCACGCCGTCGAGGTCGCCGTGGCCGCCGTCGAGCAGCGCTGGCGGGAGCCGGATGCCGGGATCTGGGAGCTGGCCGCCCAGCAGTGGACCCATTCGAAACTCACCTGCGTCGCCGGACTGCGCGCCGCAGCCGCCGCCGCTCCGGCCCGGCAGGCGGCCCGCTGGGCAGGTCTCGCCGATGCGATCCTGGCCGAGGTCGGCCGGTCCGGCGTACACCCTTCCGGTCGATGGCAGCGTAGCTACAGCGATCCCCGGGTGGACGCCGCGTTGCTGCTGCCCACCGTCCGCGGCGCGCTACCGCCCGACGACCCTCGGAGCCGGGCGACCCGCCGCGCGGTGCTGGCGGAACTCACCGACGACGGCTACCTGTACCGGTTCCGCCCGGACGAACGCCCCCTCGGCGACGCGGAGGGGGCGTTCCTGCTGTGCGGTTTCATCGCGTCCCTGGCGGCCCATCAGGCCGGCGACGAGACCGACGCCCATCGCTGGTTCGAACGCAACCGGGCGGCGTGTGGTCCGCCGAGCCTCTACACCGAGGAGTACGACGTACTACAGCGGCAGCTACGCGGCAACCTGCCACAGGCGTTCGTGCACGCCGCACTGCTGGAGACAGCGGCAACCCTGCACGGCCCGGACCACTGACTCGTCCTCGCGCTGGCCCGGGGCTGAACCCACCCTACCCAGCGGTCACTGGCAGGTCACCCGCAACTGGGCGACCGCGACATGCTCGTAGGTCCGGCCGTCGTCGTTCCAGTCCTCGCCCCGGTTGACCCCCCGGATGACGATCCGTCCACCGCTGACGGCATACGTGCCGGCGGAAACCCAACGGCCCCGGTTCACCCGTTGGTCGACCGTGAACGTCGCCCGAACCGCACCACCCTCGGTATCGCGCACCTGGTAGGTGGCGGGCTTTCCGGCCACGTGACGATGCACGGTGGTGGTCGGCACGTACGTCGACACGGCGCACGACCGGGTGCCCGTCCCGACAGCGAACCACCACTCGGCGTAGAAGGAGCTGTCGTCCTTGGTCTTGGAGCCCGACATCGGCATCGTGTCGAAGCTGCCGTCGCAACCGTCAGCGGTCCAGGCACCGCTACCGACCCGGACCCAACCCTGCTTGTCCTCGCTGTACCGCCCGATGATGCGGAACCCGCGGGTCGAGGTGTGTGTGCAGTTGTAACCCCCCACCGCGGCGAAGGTCACCTTCGGTGCGGTCGAGCCGGGAGTCTGCTGCGGGGTACGGGTGGGGCTGCCGCTGGGCGGGGGCGAGGATGCGGTCGGCGACGCGGACGTACCTGCGCTCGGCGATCCGGTGGGGCTGGTGGACGCGGACGGGGTCGGGGTGACCTCGCCTTCCTCACCGACCGGGACGAAGTCGATGGGGGGCGGTTCGACGGTCGGGTCGGCCCCGGCGGCATTCGACGGTGACCCGGTGTCGTCCCGGGTCTGGGTGCCGACGACGACCCCGATCAGCACCACCAGGACACCGACGCAGACCGCGGCAAGCAGCGGCGTGGCGGGACGACGCAGCCCGGCACGCTTCAGCCGGCTCCACCTGCTTTGCGGCTCGTCGGGCTCGGCCCAGTCCTCAGCGAACTCGTCCAGGTCGGCATCCTGCTTGTCCGACCCTCGCTCGATGTCACTCATGCGATGCCTTCCTCCGCTGTCTCCCGGCTCACTACGCGGCGGCGTACCAACGGGTTCATCCAATCTCTGTGGAATGGTGAACCGGTTTCCCGGTTGGTCCGTAGTGGCCGGGAACGCCGTCGCCGGCGGGCGGCGACGGAATCCGGTGAGACAGACAAAGGGGCGATGGCCGACGTGGCGAAGCCTGACGATTCTTCGCGCCGCTCCACGGGTGAAGGTCTCTATCCGGTACGCGCCGTCTGGCTGCGTGCGCCCCGTGAACCGGACGTCGGTGACGACCCGCCGAAGGACCCGACCAAAGCCGGCCATGACACGGTCCGGCTGCCGCTGACTCCTCGCGTCCCCGAGGTGCCCGAGCCGGCCACCACAAGATCCGTGGTCGCCGACGTACCGTCCGAGCCGACGTCTCCGATCGTGCCTCCAGTCGCGCCTCCGATCGCGCCTCCAGCCGCGCCTCCGATCGCGCCTCCGATCGCGCCTCCACCGGCGGCCATGACGGCAGTGACACCAACCCCGGCACCGACTGCAGCGACGAAACCGCCGTCAGCGGCGCCTGCGGTGACCCCGACACCGGCACCCGTGGCCAAAGAGGAAACGGCGGCCGAGCCGACCTCCCCGGCCGTTGATCCGGTGGCAAAGCCCGAACCGCGCCAACGTACCGGAGAACCGGCCGTCCGCTCCGACGTCCGCCGCGTCTCCGGGCCGCCCGCTCCACGGTGGACCGCGTGGCTGCCGTCGATCGCGATGGTGGCCGTGACGGCGGTCGCCGGTTGGGTCATCGTGGTCAAGTTGCCCGGCTGGCTGGAACCAGAGCCACAGGCACTGCCGTCGATCACCCAGAGCGCCGAGCCGACGCCGCCCGCCGGCCCGGACGCCTCCGACGCCCCGCAGGACATCCAGCGAATCGACTACCGCAGCTTCACCAACCCGACCGGCCTCACCTTCACCGGCGGCGCTGCCCATGCCGGTGCCGCCGTCCGGCTCGCCGAGGGATCGGGACAACATGGCGCCATGTGGTCGGCGATGACGCTGAACCCGGCCCGGTCGTTCAGCACAGCCTTCCGGTTCACCAGCACCGGCCGATCCGGGACCCTCTCATTCGTGCTACGAACCCAGGAGGTCGCCAGCGCAGAGCCACTCGATCAACTGGTCCCCCGGATGAGCGTCGACTTCATGGTCGACGGACCGACCGGATCGGCCGACGCGGTCACCGTCATCTCGGCACGCAACAGTCGGCCAACCATGCTGGGCTCCGCGAATCCCGGCGTCGACCTGGACGGTGGTCCGGTGACCGTCTGGATCGACTACCTGGCCGAGCGACAGAGCCTCCGGGTCTACGCGTCGACCGGTACCGGCAAACCGACCGCACCGGTGCTCACGGCCACGGTGAAGCTGGGGACGACCCTCGGCAAGGGCCCAGCCTATGCGGGGTTCATCGCCTCCACCGCCGACGCTGCCGGCGCACACGAGATGCTCGCCTGGCACCTGTCCCCACCGGCCGCACGGTCGTAGGTCATCGTGCGCCGTACGGTACGCAACGCGTGATGCGCCCGCGACTTGACGGTTCCCTTCGGGATGCCCATCAGGGCCGCCGTCTCCTCGGTCGTCCGTTCCCGCAGGTAGAGGTAGACCAGCACGTCACGATGGTGGACCGGCAGGCTCGCCAACGCGGAGTACACCTCGATCGCGTCCAGCGTCCGTTCGATCGCGTCGTCGGCGACCGGCCAGAACTCCAGCACGTCGGAGTGGACCTCGGTCGGGCGGGCCGCCCGGGCCCGCAGTTGGTCGATCACTATGCGCCGGGCAACCGTGAACAACCATGGCCGGGCCGTCTCGTGTGTCAGCCCGAGTTCGTCCATGTGCTGCCAGGCGCGCAGCATCGTGTCCTGAACGATGTCCTCCGCCTTCGCCGCGTCCCCGAGGGTCAGCTTCACGACGTACGCGAACAGTGGCGCGAAGTTGCTCCGGTAGAGCCGCTCCAGCTCCTGCTCCCGCTCTTCGTCAGGACTGTTGCCCACCATGGCAAGCCACCTCCTCCGCCCCGAAAAGCTAGGGGCGGAGGAGATGATGTGAACCCTGGAAAACCCTTGCTTACTGTTCGGATCGTTACCGGTTTCGCCCGCTGAAGATCAGTCGTCCGACTCGGCCTCATCACCGTGGTAGCGCCAGACCGGCTCGCTCTCCTCCGGTTCCTGCAGCTTGGCCAGCGTCCGGAAGACGGCGACACCATCCAGTGTGGGCATCCGGTAGCCGATGCTCTCGGCGTACTCGACCAGCCGGGGGTCCGGCTGCAACTGGTGCTCCCGCAGGTAGTAGGTGATCGCGTCGTTCCAGATCCACCTGCCGTCGGTACGGAAGTTGAGCGGCACGACCATTCCCCGAGACCGGTCCACCACATCGTCGAGCAGTGCGGTAGTGAACATCAGGACCGTGCCCGCGTCGAGATAGCGCAGCATCGCTTCCCGCGCCACCGGATCGGTGACCCGGGCATGGTCCGGTGCGAAGGTGGCCCCCACCTCCGGGTCCACCACGTCGAAGGCGGAGGCGTGCTCGATCGCCGGAGCCGGCTCGTACGACCACAGCAGCGCACCAGACCCGCACGCCGACCGCTGGTAGAACGGCGGCACCTCCCCCGTTGGATAGGTCTCCACCTGAGGTGCCGACTCGCCATCCGCCGCGAGCGCGTGCTGCAGCCTCACCGCCAGCGCGGAACAGTCGGCCGGGTCGGTCACCTCGGCGACGTAGACCCGCCGGGGCGGCGGCCACGGCGAGCCGTCCACCGGCAGTCGCCAGGCCCGCCACAGGCCGCGCACCCCGGGGTGGTCGCCGACGACCGAGACAGCCGCCTGGTCAAGCGGGTCGATCGGCTCCGCCGGGTCGACTGTCAGGTCGAGCGACGTCGGCACCGTGCCGCCCCGCTGGTGGATCTTCGCAGCCACCTCGGGAGAGACCGCCTGGAACACGTACGGTGTCAGGCCATCGTGGTCGACCTGGGTGATCCCGGCCAACTGGGCGGTACCCACGCCCGCATCGGTCAGTAGCTCCCCGAGCAGGACGAAGTCATCGACGTGCAGGTCGAGGTGCTGCTTCGTGACGGCGAACGTGACCGCCCGGGCCAGTTCGGCGAGGGCGCCCTCGGCCAACCAGTGCCGCGCCTGCGTGAGCAGTTCGTCCGGCACCCGCCCGGCGAGCCGCAACAACATGGTGTGACATCCGATCAGCCGATCTGGCTTCGTGGTGCTTTCCGGACCGCCCACTACCACTCCCATCCTCCGAAACCCATCGGCTTCGTGCTCGACGACACCGTGCGGAACCACGCAGGCCCCATCGCACGTCACACCGCTCCTACGACTACGCAACCCGCACCCGAACCGTTCAGGCGGGAGTGTCGCGCCAACGGCAGACCTTGGCTGTTCAGGTGGTCGTTCGTTGGCCGGCCCGCCCTGCCCATCCCGGCGACTCCGCGGCGCTGACCACAGCGAAGGCCGGAAGGCCCCCCGCGTCCAACGGCTGCAGAACCGCCGTTGACCCGTACAGGTTGGCCAACCCCACTGCCCCTCGCAGGTGGGGTGGCGCCATCCGCGTCACGTCCTTGATCAGGCTGCTACTGATCGCCAGCCAGAATTCGCCGTCGCCCCGGCCCGGCTGGCTCTGTGTGATCACCGGCCCCGACAGACCAGCCCACCACTGCTCGATCTGCTCTCGTACGGGCCGGCCCGGCACCAGATCCAACCGGACATATCCCCAGTCCTGCGGCACCTGTTTCGTCAGTCGGTCCACCGCCGCCACCGTCATCCGCACCAGCGACCGGTTCAGGCTTGCTTCGTACGCCTCCTGGACCGACGCCGAGTCAGCGATGGAGGTCGAAAGCCGAGTCTCCTGAGCGACTCGCAGGTAGCGCCACACCGCCAGCGCCATGTCGCCGTCGACGAGCACGCCCAACGGCCCGACGCCTGACGCGGCCCGCAGGTCCGCGTGATACCGCCCCGGCGGTGTCATCATCCGAACCGCCATCCGGTCCGCAGCCGCTGCCCGCCAGCCCGCCCGGACCGGGAAGTCCAGTTGACCCGGCGTCAACCATTTCTCCTCCAGCGAGGTATTCACGGTGAGGTAGCTGGAGGGTGGGCTCTTCGGGAACTGCGCGGACAACGGCTTCGGCTCGAACCACAGATTCGTCGGATCCCCGGGCAGCCGTCCGGTCACGGAGAAGAACCCGGCCGCTGAATGGGAACGGCTCTCCCCCGCGCTCTCCGGGCTGTACGTCGCCACCGTCATCACCTGGTAGTGATCTAGGTAGACCGTGCCGCCGGCCGCCACGACGGTCGTCCGCACTCCGGTCCGGTGCGACAGCTCGTCCGCGAGAATCTGTGCCACGGGCAGGAACGGAGTCGCCCCCTCGGTCTGGGCGTACGGATTGCACGAGCTGAACAGGATCGTTCGGCCAGGCGAGTAATAGGGATCTCGCGCAATGACCTCCGCCACATCGGCTGGCGAGAAGCCGTCGTCATGGACCTCGACGCCGGATACCGTCCCGTGTACGGCGATGAGGTACATGTCCTCCCCGAGAGAGAGCCGGAAACCGTTGAGGTACAGGCGCACCACCGGATCGGCCGGGTTGCCGGCGAAGACCCGCCCATCCGGCACGGCGAAACTGTTGTTGAACAGCCTGACCGCCGCCTCGCTGAGACCACCCGGAGGTCGAGCCGTCAGCACGACCTCGTTCTCGACCGTCGGTAGTTCCTGCACGAACTGCTCCACGGGCACAAGGTCGTTCTGCTGGTAGCCCGGGCCAC is a window of Micromonospora polyrhachis DNA encoding:
- a CDS encoding SDR family oxidoreductase — its product is MHRNRPPAVAVVTGASAGVGRATVRELARAGTSRIALLARGRAGLDAAAAEVRATGAEALAIETDMADYQQVEAAAARVTAELGPIDLWVNNAFTSVFAPFEEIEPAEFRRVTEVTYLGFVHGTRVALDRMLPRDEGTIVQVGSALAYRSIPLQSAYCGAKHAIVGFTHALRCELAHQRSRVRVTVVQLPALNTPQFDWVLSRLSRRPQPVPPIYQPEVAARAIVHVAKRPGRRREHWIGGSTVATILANRMAPGLLDRYLARTGYDSQQTPEATDPHRPSNLWQPRDDAAGDDHGAHGSFDGCSHRRSPQLWAVEHRRLLTASAGAVGLGAVAARLLRRRS
- a CDS encoding molybdopterin oxidoreductase family protein → MGGDGEARAVDRIGQPWGSRTPYGPGDPWPVRVDTYLTDGVSPAAVDRWIQSASILHSNGDGLDIAVKNGRIVGVRGRAEDRVNHGRVDPKDLYGWQANNARDRLTRPLVRRRGRLVETDWDTAMDLVVGRTRELLDQQGPSAIGFYTSGQLFLEEYYTLALIAHAGIGTNHIDGNTRLCTATAAEALKESFGCDGQPGSYTDIDHADVIALYGHNMAETQTVLWSRVLDRLAGPNPPAIVCVDPRETPVARVATVHLAPRPGTNVMLMNALLHEIIAQGWTDRDYVTAYAVGFEELEQQVAQYPPRRAAEVCDVPEATIRRAAELIGTARRLMSTVLQGFYQSHQATAAAVQVNNIHIVRGMLGRPGCGVLQMNGQPTAQNTRECGADGDLPGFRNWSNERHLADLGRIWNVDPMRIPHYSPPTHLMQMMRYAEEGSIRFLWVTCTNPAVSLPELARIRKILTQRRLFLVVQDIFLSETARLADVVLPAATWAEKTGTFTNADRTVHLSEKAVDPPGEARPDLDILIDYARRLGLRDSDGRPLVKWSDPEGAFEGWKQCSAGRPCDYSGLSYAKLRGGSGIQWPCDRDHPDGTERIYVDGRFWSAPDYCESYGRDLITGAPLEKVEYLALNPAGKAIIKAAEYLPPHELPSEEYPFQLITGRTLYHFHTRTKTARAPQLQAAAPEVWVEMSAGDAADRHLVEGDLLDVDTPRGQVRARLRISGIRPGVLFLPFHYGYWDMPGGSGPKRGQPRAANELTVTDWDPVSKQPLFKTAVAQVSRVRPGDGTPAAAPTTTGSRPVTPGVPATVGDAAAVVQEQRAVESGRST
- a CDS encoding sigma-70 family RNA polymerase sigma factor; translation: MVGNSPDEEREQELERLYRSNFAPLFAYVVKLTLGDAAKAEDIVQDTMLRAWQHMDELGLTHETARPWLFTVARRIVIDQLRARAARPTEVHSDVLEFWPVADDAIERTLDAIEVYSALASLPVHHRDVLVYLYLRERTTEETAALMGIPKGTVKSRAHHALRTVRRTMTYDRAAGGDRCQASISCAPAASAVEAMNPA
- a CDS encoding glycoside hydrolase family 15 protein codes for the protein MSTGGNGCVPRPPAPHVLREYALLADGYRGALVNPAGTIDWLCAPVWESPTVFGGLLGARGQYTVTPTARAVWGGYYQPGTLIWTSRWVTTDGIVESREALAYPGQERRLVLLRRIHALTGDAELAVRLAAAADFGHAGVRDLRRNDDAWLARSGNLYLRISSGAGLAPEPDGALTGLLTVPAGQRHDLVLEISVDPIEEPVPDPNTIWRSTENAWRARNLPLTGYVGRRDAEFAHAVLCGLTRSGGGMVAAATTSLPERARAGRNYDYRYAWIRDQCYAGLAAAAAGADDLLDAAVNFVHARLLADGPTMAPAYTASGGPVPDQSALPHLVGYPGAEVRVGNWVGRQFQLDIFGESLLLLAAAHQRQRLDVAAWHAVEVAVAAVEQRWREPDAGIWELAAQQWTHSKLTCVAGLRAAAAAAPARQAARWAGLADAILAEVGRSGVHPSGRWQRSYSDPRVDAALLLPTVRGALPPDDPRSRATRRAVLAELTDDGYLYRFRPDERPLGDAEGAFLLCGFIASLAAHQAGDETDAHRWFERNRAACGPPSLYTEEYDVLQRQLRGNLPQAFVHAALLETAATLHGPDH